From the Nodularia sp. NIES-3585 genome, one window contains:
- a CDS encoding bifunctional serine/threonine-protein kinase/formylglycine-generating enzyme family protein, with protein MQICQNPNCSNPFNPEGNIFCMSCGQSNFGKFLRNRYRVLRLLGEGGFSRTYATEDADRLNAPCVIKQFFPQVQGTIQRNKAAEFFKEEAFRLYELGENHTQIPRLLAYFEQGSSLYLVQEFIAGQTLLQEVQKQAFSEEEIYQLLTDLLPVLQFVHAANVIHRDIKPENIIRRDSDGKPVLIDFGGAKQVTQTTLARQATVIYTIGYAPSEQMAGFPCHGSDLYALGVTCVRLLTQCLPLQNTYGEINDPLYDAMNGNWLWQEELQKKGITISDELSQILNKLLKHLASERYQTATDVINDLKSLKKTAVEPKGSEISLPVLIRLPPLPNKVTPPLPPLETFNFEVVTVDTAGREVNRDSLSAKCFAEKLSQTVTLEMVSIPGGSFMMGSPELEGDADERPQHEVILPPFFMGKYPITQAQWRAVAALPQVKQSLNPHPSKFKGSNRPVENVSWYEAVEFCARLSAKTGREYRLPSESEWEYACRARTTTSFHFGEMITTDLVNCSSDTYGMDVKSKYRKETTDVGSFEVANAFGLYDMHGLVWEWCADTWHNNYSGAPCDGTAWEVGGDFYRRLLRGGSWSFSAELCRSASRSWNESDGGLRICGFRVVFSGVAYTNSV; from the coding sequence ATGCAAATTTGCCAAAATCCCAATTGCTCCAATCCATTCAACCCTGAAGGTAATATATTCTGCATGAGTTGCGGACAAAGCAACTTTGGCAAATTTCTCCGAAATCGCTATCGCGTATTGAGGCTTTTAGGTGAGGGTGGATTTAGCAGAACTTATGCGACTGAAGACGCAGATAGACTGAATGCGCCTTGCGTCATCAAACAATTTTTTCCTCAAGTTCAAGGAACAATTCAACGAAACAAAGCAGCCGAATTTTTTAAAGAAGAGGCATTTAGATTGTATGAACTGGGAGAAAATCATACTCAAATTCCCAGATTGTTGGCTTATTTTGAACAAGGTTCTAGCTTGTATCTTGTACAGGAATTTATTGCAGGTCAAACTCTTTTACAAGAAGTTCAAAAACAAGCTTTTAGTGAAGAGGAAATTTATCAACTTTTAACTGATTTATTACCAGTTCTGCAATTTGTTCATGCTGCTAACGTTATTCATCGAGATATCAAACCAGAAAACATTATCCGCCGTGACAGTGACGGTAAACCAGTATTAATTGATTTCGGTGGTGCGAAACAGGTAACACAAACAACTTTAGCCAGACAAGCTACGGTTATTTATACCATTGGTTATGCTCCATCTGAACAAATGGCTGGATTTCCTTGTCATGGCAGTGATTTATATGCTTTGGGTGTAACTTGTGTGCGTCTATTAACGCAATGTTTACCATTACAAAATACTTATGGAGAAATTAATGATCCTCTTTATGATGCCATGAACGGGAATTGGTTATGGCAAGAAGAATTACAGAAAAAAGGCATTACTATCAGCGATGAATTAAGTCAAATTTTAAATAAATTATTGAAACATTTAGCTAGCGAAAGATATCAAACAGCAACAGATGTGATTAATGATTTAAAATCTCTCAAAAAAACCGCAGTTGAACCAAAAGGTTCAGAAATTTCTTTACCTGTATTAATCCGATTACCACCGCTACCAAATAAAGTAACACCGCCATTACCCCCCTTGGAAACCTTTAATTTTGAAGTAGTTACAGTAGATACAGCAGGTAGAGAAGTTAACCGCGATTCCCTTTCAGCCAAATGTTTTGCTGAAAAATTGAGCCAAACCGTAACACTAGAAATGGTCTCAATTCCTGGCGGTAGTTTCATGATGGGTTCGCCAGAGTTGGAAGGAGATGCTGACGAACGTCCTCAACATGAAGTGATTCTTCCACCATTCTTTATGGGTAAATATCCCATAACGCAAGCTCAATGGAGAGCTGTAGCTGCTTTACCTCAAGTTAAACAATCTTTAAATCCTCATCCCTCTAAATTTAAAGGTTCCAATCGTCCTGTTGAAAATGTATCTTGGTACGAAGCTGTAGAATTTTGCGCTAGACTCTCAGCAAAAACCGGACGTGAATATCGTTTACCCAGTGAATCTGAATGGGAATATGCTTGTCGCGCTAGAACTACAACATCTTTCCACTTTGGCGAAATGATTACTACTGATTTAGTTAATTGTAGTAGTGATACTTATGGGATGGATGTCAAAAGCAAATACCGCAAAGAAACAACCGATGTCGGCAGTTTTGAAGTGGCAAATGCCTTCGGATTATATGATATGCACGGGCTGGTGTGGGAGTGGTGTGCCGATACTTGGCATAATAATTATAGTGGCGCTCCTTGCGATGGAACCGCCTGGGAAGTGGGTGGTGACTTTTATCGTCGGTTATTACGTGGCGGTTCTTGGAGTTTTAGTGCAGAACTTTGTCGTAGCGCTAGCCGTAGTTGGAATGAGTCTGATGGTGGTTTAAGGATATGCGGTTTTCGGGTTGTATTTTCGGGGGTTGCTTATACCAATTCTGTATGA
- a CDS encoding ABC transporter permease, giving the protein MYLPILVLGFYSFNQSPYSATWQGFTLDWYYKLFSDERILSALKNSLIVAFCAVGISAVLGTLMAVGLARYQFLGKNLYRGISYLPLIIPDIAIAVATLVFLAAFAIPLSLWTIVAAHIVFCLAYIALVVSSRLTNLDPHLEEAALDLGATPIQAFFQVLLPQLMPGIIAGCLLAFVLSLDDFLIASFTSGSGSNTLPMEIFSRIRIGVQPDMNALSVMLITVSAIVAFIAELIRAFDNNK; this is encoded by the coding sequence ATGTATTTGCCTATACTGGTGCTGGGCTTTTATAGCTTCAACCAGTCACCCTATAGTGCAACTTGGCAAGGTTTTACCCTCGATTGGTACTACAAATTATTCAGCGACGAGCGGATTTTATCAGCTTTGAAAAATAGTTTGATAGTTGCCTTTTGTGCCGTGGGTATTTCGGCTGTGTTGGGAACCTTAATGGCGGTAGGATTGGCACGTTATCAGTTTTTGGGTAAGAATTTGTATCGGGGTATTTCTTACCTGCCATTGATTATTCCAGATATTGCGATCGCAGTAGCCACTTTAGTTTTTCTCGCCGCCTTTGCCATCCCCTTGAGTTTATGGACAATTGTTGCAGCTCATATAGTATTTTGCCTAGCTTATATTGCATTGGTGGTATCTTCAAGACTGACAAATTTAGACCCCCACTTAGAAGAAGCAGCCCTAGATTTAGGCGCTACACCAATACAAGCATTTTTCCAAGTATTACTACCTCAGTTAATGCCTGGTATTATAGCTGGCTGTCTACTAGCTTTTGTGCTGAGTTTAGATGATTTTCTCATTGCCAGTTTCACCTCAGGTAGCGGTTCTAACACCTTACCAATGGAAATTTTTAGTCGGATTAGAATAGGAGTTCAGCCTGATATGAATGCTCTAAGTGTTATGCTGATTACAGTATCTGCAATTGTGGCCTTCATAGCAGAATTAATTCGTGCTTTTGATAACAATAAATAA
- a CDS encoding DUF1822 family protein — MSNLSSNTSQLQLDYELLSPAAVHLSSEQVIQAVELSNQIFNVSRKWQTYINGLALFAFEEWLKERADTINVQREKCTVLQPALANAIPVVANLQVGEFKVCLIPTGSLYDSEVALPQLVLDLPEYAAHFYVLVEVLEEQASAIISGFISYQQIRENRVRANLQAEADWTYQLPLNWFDYDANNLLLNLRCLEPEAISLPAIPPG, encoded by the coding sequence ATGAGTAACTTATCAAGTAACACTTCTCAATTACAATTAGACTATGAACTCCTTTCTCCAGCAGCAGTTCATCTTTCATCTGAGCAAGTTATTCAGGCGGTAGAACTGAGTAATCAAATTTTCAATGTATCGCGGAAATGGCAAACTTATATTAATGGTCTGGCGCTATTTGCTTTTGAAGAATGGCTGAAAGAACGAGCGGATACTATCAATGTTCAGCGAGAAAAGTGTACAGTTTTACAACCAGCTTTAGCTAATGCGATTCCTGTTGTGGCTAATTTACAGGTAGGTGAATTCAAAGTCTGCTTAATTCCCACTGGTAGTTTGTATGATTCAGAAGTTGCTCTCCCTCAATTAGTCCTAGATTTGCCAGAATATGCTGCTCATTTTTATGTATTGGTTGAAGTTTTAGAAGAACAGGCATCTGCGATAATTTCTGGGTTTATATCCTATCAGCAAATCAGGGAAAATCGGGTAAGAGCGAATTTACAGGCGGAAGCCGATTGGACTTATCAATTACCTTTGAATTGGTTTGATTATGATGCCAACAATTTATTATTAAATTTGCGTTGTCTAGAACCAGAAGCAATTAGTTTACCAGCAATTCCTCCAGGGTAA
- a CDS encoding tetratricopeptide repeat protein, with product MQKFNLAVVMMVLGTLAITPKAEARNLFRNQPRIASVVTAQVPDSTDTNDASIYLKRGFKRLEENNYQEAIADFNQVIKLEPNNSDAYLGRGLGNFSLENYQAAKENFDQALKISPDFAYGYYFRGFTRFMLEDKSGAIADLRQASTLFTQEGELEFAQRADSVIEKIQEG from the coding sequence ATGCAGAAATTTAACTTAGCCGTAGTAATGATGGTATTAGGCACACTGGCAATTACACCCAAAGCCGAAGCTAGAAATTTATTCAGAAATCAGCCAAGAATAGCATCTGTAGTCACAGCACAAGTTCCTGATTCTACCGATACAAATGATGCTTCAATATACTTGAAAAGGGGTTTTAAGAGATTAGAGGAAAATAATTATCAGGAAGCGATCGCAGATTTTAATCAAGTTATCAAGCTAGAACCTAATAATAGTGATGCCTATCTTGGTAGAGGATTGGGAAATTTTAGTTTAGAGAACTATCAAGCAGCTAAGGAGAATTTTGATCAAGCCCTAAAAATTAGTCCTGATTTTGCTTATGGGTACTATTTTCGAGGTTTTACCCGCTTCATGTTAGAGGATAAATCAGGCGCGATCGCTGATTTACGTCAAGCATCAACTCTATTTACTCAAGAAGGAGAATTAGAATTCGCCCAAAGAGCAGATAGTGTTATTGAGAAGATACAGGAAGGTTAA
- a CDS encoding phytanoyl-CoA dioxygenase family protein encodes MANYQKINVEAKSLSNFKANSDIPAANAQTDRIDETWSGTNEQWWNWYTSLADNSKEPLNQETLIPLNEQVAPQLPSIKELQQELAEPYPISEEQIQQFQTDSYIRIKNILSPGSLSLLRQELKQLFYRHHKLDPNRKFSSMELMWQESDTVKEFVLSKRLGKLAANLLQVSSVRVYHDDFLCKEPGCGRTPWHYDGFHYPIASNNIGTFWIPLQLTPKAMGPLELAKGMELHKLVKEIPFDKFSQSHDHAIREMLQALDIQVDSEPFLLGEVSFQHCLNVHGAGANHTNEQRIAFGISYFENGSRVISSPTLISGDWQKFMPGIQPSEIISSPYNPIVYDLVD; translated from the coding sequence ATGGCAAATTATCAAAAAATTAATGTTGAGGCGAAGTCTCTTAGCAACTTTAAAGCCAATTCAGACATTCCCGCAGCAAATGCTCAAACTGATAGGATTGATGAGACCTGGTCTGGAACTAACGAGCAATGGTGGAATTGGTATACTTCATTGGCTGACAATAGCAAAGAGCCTTTGAACCAAGAAACATTGATTCCCCTGAATGAACAAGTTGCTCCTCAACTTCCCTCAATTAAGGAACTACAACAAGAGCTTGCCGAACCTTATCCTATTTCAGAGGAGCAAATTCAACAATTTCAAACCGATAGTTATATCAGAATCAAAAACATTCTCAGTCCCGGATCACTCTCTCTTCTACGACAAGAATTGAAACAGCTATTCTATCGCCATCACAAATTAGATCCAAATCGAAAATTTAGCAGCATGGAACTAATGTGGCAAGAAAGTGACACAGTTAAGGAGTTCGTGTTAAGCAAACGATTAGGTAAGTTAGCCGCAAATCTATTACAGGTATCGAGCGTTCGGGTTTATCACGACGACTTTTTATGCAAAGAACCGGGATGTGGCCGTACACCTTGGCATTATGATGGCTTTCATTACCCAATTGCTAGTAACAATATTGGTACTTTTTGGATTCCTTTACAGTTAACTCCAAAAGCGATGGGACCACTAGAATTAGCCAAAGGAATGGAACTCCATAAGCTAGTTAAGGAAATACCCTTTGATAAATTTTCTCAAAGCCACGATCACGCGATTAGAGAAATGCTTCAAGCTCTTGATATTCAAGTTGATAGCGAACCGTTTCTACTTGGGGAAGTCAGTTTTCAGCATTGTTTAAACGTTCATGGGGCGGGTGCTAACCATACTAACGAGCAACGAATAGCCTTTGGTATCAGTTATTTTGAAAATGGATCTCGCGTTATTAGCTCTCCAACGTTGATTTCTGGTGATTGGCAAAAGTTTATGCCTGGTATACAGCCTTCAGAAATTATTTCCAGTCCCTACAATCCGATTGTTTATGATCTGGTTGACTGA
- a CDS encoding DUF1822 family protein, translating to MQVLSTMQSKLIALFPQLQSRECELWEVLTWEQGTAVFTNPELLHWIYNYQQQAPNSGLKTNFKDLFKLWTQPALNVGRWLWDELDELAQEFSWKLLPSFTPAVAMRSPTEEFQAIINQLQHRGVEIPSQARGAYQDLLLAGIPLRLYAMTWHLLSESDPHLWTLLLVLGTTSQNTLPSHLKLRVSDQTSVLLEQGINQEQGDTYLFTRVVGTWDEKFLVSVSLIDGVEINLPPFTFYPGRAL from the coding sequence GTGCAAGTTTTATCGACAATGCAAAGTAAATTAATAGCATTATTCCCCCAGTTGCAATCACGTGAGTGTGAACTATGGGAAGTCTTAACTTGGGAACAAGGAACTGCTGTATTTACCAATCCAGAATTACTACATTGGATTTATAATTATCAACAGCAAGCGCCTAACTCTGGACTCAAAACCAACTTCAAAGATTTGTTTAAGTTATGGACACAGCCAGCTTTGAATGTGGGACGTTGGTTGTGGGATGAATTAGATGAATTAGCGCAGGAATTTTCCTGGAAATTATTACCTAGTTTCACACCTGCGGTAGCAATGCGAAGTCCTACGGAAGAATTTCAGGCAATTATTAACCAATTACAACACCGAGGTGTAGAAATTCCTTCTCAGGCGCGGGGTGCTTATCAAGATTTACTCTTAGCAGGAATTCCCTTGCGCCTGTATGCGATGACTTGGCATTTATTATCTGAAAGTGACCCACATTTGTGGACATTATTGTTAGTCTTAGGCACAACTTCACAAAACACCTTACCTAGCCATTTAAAATTGCGCGTCAGTGACCAAACGAGTGTTTTATTGGAACAGGGAATAAATCAAGAACAGGGCGATACTTATTTGTTTACTCGTGTTGTTGGTACTTGGGATGAAAAGTTTTTGGTGAGTGTAAGTTTAATAGATGGTGTGGAAATTAATTTACCGCCATTTACATTTTATCCGGGGCGCGCGCTTTAG
- a CDS encoding NINE protein translates to MLTKRKSRSIAAILALSGTLTISGLHKFYLGQPLWGVLYVLLSWTPIPKVASAIEGVWYLAQDEAAFDRHFNLGKSAVKNSPQTSHHVEAIAKAMRELDTLRQDGLISEYEFEQKRRQMLDQIS, encoded by the coding sequence ATGTTGACTAAACGCAAAAGTCGCAGTATTGCGGCAATTTTAGCTTTATCTGGGACGCTGACAATTTCTGGGTTACATAAGTTTTATTTGGGACAACCTTTGTGGGGTGTGTTGTATGTTTTGCTTTCTTGGACACCTATCCCCAAGGTAGCCAGTGCTATTGAGGGAGTTTGGTATTTAGCGCAAGATGAGGCGGCTTTTGATCGTCATTTTAATTTGGGTAAGTCAGCAGTGAAAAACTCACCACAAACGAGTCATCATGTAGAAGCGATCGCTAAGGCTATGCGGGAGTTAGATACTCTGCGCCAAGATGGACTGATTTCTGAGTACGAATTTGAGCAAAAGCGCCGCCAGATGCTAGACCAAATTTCTTGA
- a CDS encoding ISAs1 family transposase: MSQGFETKFADAPKNCSGQRKSTQVADIGSIQQSLVGHFADIKDPRVERTKKHQLTDILVIAILAVIAGAQGWEDIENYGISKQKWLEEFLALPNGIPSDDTFRRVFEFIDPEALNRCFLSWVETLVTKTGGEIIPIDGKSIRGSYDRNQGKSALHVISAWSSEQHLVLAQMKVEDKSNEITAIPALLELLDITGSIITIDAMGTQTEIAKKIIDSKADYVLALKANHPTLYHQVEQWFETAVAEDFQGIDVSYDQRIEKGHHRTEIRQVWSARVSALGELYQPKVWAGLQSVVMVVRERRLWNKTTREVQFYLTSLHSDAQLLGRAIRKHWGIENQVHWTLDCTFAEDSCRIRSFHSPRNFALLRRIALNALNREQTYKRSLRQKMKRTGMDNDYMIRVLSSCFIDSTLDSSQPLCQA, translated from the coding sequence ATGTCACAAGGCTTTGAAACTAAATTTGCTGATGCTCCCAAAAATTGTAGTGGTCAGAGAAAGTCAACACAAGTGGCAGATATTGGCAGTATTCAACAGAGTTTAGTGGGGCATTTTGCGGATATCAAAGACCCCAGAGTAGAGCGAACCAAAAAACACCAACTCACAGACATCTTAGTAATTGCGATTCTGGCAGTCATCGCCGGAGCGCAGGGATGGGAAGATATTGAGAATTACGGCATCAGTAAGCAAAAGTGGTTAGAAGAGTTCTTGGCACTACCAAACGGAATACCATCAGATGACACTTTCCGTCGGGTGTTTGAGTTCATCGACCCAGAGGCATTAAATCGATGTTTTCTCAGTTGGGTAGAAACCCTGGTTACGAAAACAGGAGGAGAGATTATTCCCATCGATGGGAAAAGCATTAGAGGTTCTTATGACCGAAATCAAGGTAAATCAGCACTTCATGTGATTAGTGCCTGGTCTAGTGAACAACACCTGGTTTTAGCACAGATGAAAGTAGAGGATAAATCCAATGAAATTACTGCGATTCCCGCATTATTGGAATTGTTAGATATCACAGGTTCGATTATTACTATTGATGCAATGGGAACACAAACCGAAATTGCCAAAAAAATTATCGACTCCAAAGCCGATTATGTCCTGGCACTTAAAGCGAATCATCCCACTCTCTACCATCAGGTCGAACAATGGTTTGAAACAGCAGTAGCAGAGGATTTTCAAGGCATTGATGTTAGTTATGACCAACGCATTGAAAAAGGACATCATCGCACGGAAATCCGTCAAGTTTGGTCGGCGAGAGTTTCTGCTCTTGGTGAACTTTACCAACCCAAAGTCTGGGCTGGACTCCAAAGCGTTGTCATGGTTGTTCGGGAGCGTCGTCTTTGGAACAAAACTACTCGTGAGGTTCAATTTTATCTCACTTCTTTACACAGTGATGCTCAACTTTTAGGTCGAGCCATCCGCAAACATTGGGGGATTGAAAACCAAGTTCACTGGACTCTCGATTGTACTTTTGCTGAGGACTCTTGTCGCATTCGCTCTTTCCACAGCCCCCGAAATTTTGCGCTTTTACGACGCATTGCTCTCAATGCCCTCAATCGTGAACAAACTTACAAACGGAGTCTCCGACAAAAAATGAAACGGACTGGTATGGATAACGATTACATGATTCGAGTTCTCAGTTCCTGTTTCATTGACTCTACATTAGATTCTTCTCAGCCCTTATGTCAAGCCTAA
- a CDS encoding CHASE2 domain-containing protein — MVGSSFYLKVQQFDQLCYFELSWGQGQQIGVTLAYAEALNLKYQEWQRIYLAFYNTELRGSVAEIGSFTAPPVDWHARLVEAEAQLLYEFHHWLRSAELYEIRATIAQAIKTDIFLICNSLDLARLPWEIWEIGTEFALDSTKFRIVRTPLNRRGIIANAKLNNTPRKARILAILGDESNLNFAAEKQAIRSLHSVADVTFVGLRSHETITELKTKIVKAIASDSGWDILFFAGHSNETNLTGGELGIAPNTALLLSEIEPALTTAKERGLQVAIFNSCKGLSIANKLIDLGISQVAVMREPIHNRVAEEFFLRFVEALAAYKDVHESLLTATQYIKLEKNFTYPSAYLIPSLFRHPEADLFCLQPFGIKQLYQKLKPTRLEAIALLFILTISFFLPLQRWILQRRILVQAIYRQLTNQITRVPDPPLLLVQIDENSIIKANISNPKPMNRQYLASLVDALVANNARVIGIDYLLDRPQEQADSILAESIKKAISAPQPTWFVLAATHNLKGEWLQALPEIASLDWSLQGDIKVWPWYMRLFPMDDWQSQPWHFSHLLTLSYELQQIPNSPQPQLDSQTDFLQQINAFLKDGNKSHQTILSSKRSHRQPITTLSYWLHQMWMHPIIDFSIPPQQVYRSIPAWELLENPVFSPNLQQQIVMIAPGGYDEAGISKDGEDNFYRDLPPALKYWRNRESSHNKNRVITGGETHAYMAHHLLTRRLVVPIPDSWVIAMAILVGKSLYLLLVKNQKSIWQLLVIPTVITGVYGLVSLQIYIYMSILLPWFLTSTTVWFYFILPHFQRNKNA; from the coding sequence ATGGTTGGTTCTAGTTTTTATCTCAAGGTTCAACAGTTTGACCAGCTTTGTTATTTTGAATTGTCCTGGGGGCAAGGGCAACAGATTGGGGTGACACTGGCTTATGCTGAGGCGCTGAATTTAAAGTACCAGGAATGGCAACGAATTTATTTAGCTTTTTATAATACGGAACTGCGAGGAAGTGTAGCGGAAATTGGGAGTTTTACTGCACCACCTGTTGATTGGCACGCTCGTTTAGTGGAGGCGGAAGCACAACTTTTATATGAGTTTCATCACTGGTTACGTAGTGCAGAGCTATATGAAATTCGAGCCACTATCGCTCAAGCAATTAAAACTGATATATTTCTGATTTGTAATTCTCTAGATTTAGCACGTTTACCTTGGGAAATATGGGAAATTGGTACGGAATTTGCCCTTGATTCTACTAAGTTTCGGATTGTTCGCACACCTTTAAATCGGCGAGGAATAATTGCTAATGCCAAGCTAAATAATACTCCCAGGAAGGCAAGAATTTTAGCAATTTTAGGGGATGAATCTAATTTAAATTTTGCCGCAGAAAAGCAGGCTATTCGTTCTTTGCATTCTGTGGCTGATGTCACTTTTGTGGGTTTGCGATCGCATGAAACTATTACTGAATTAAAAACTAAAATTGTCAAAGCGATCGCTTCTGATTCTGGCTGGGATATTTTGTTTTTTGCTGGTCATAGTAATGAAACTAATTTAACTGGTGGTGAATTAGGTATTGCTCCGAATACAGCTTTATTATTAAGTGAGATTGAACCTGCATTAACTACTGCGAAAGAGAGAGGTTTGCAAGTAGCAATTTTCAATTCTTGTAAGGGTTTAAGTATTGCAAATAAACTCATAGATTTAGGGATTAGTCAAGTGGCAGTGATGCGAGAACCAATTCATAATCGCGTGGCTGAAGAATTTTTCTTACGATTTGTGGAAGCTTTGGCTGCATACAAGGATGTGCATGAGTCATTATTAACAGCTACACAATATATTAAATTAGAAAAGAATTTTACTTATCCTAGTGCTTATTTAATTCCTTCTTTATTCCGACATCCAGAAGCAGATTTATTTTGCCTCCAGCCATTTGGCATTAAACAATTATATCAAAAATTAAAACCTACTCGATTAGAAGCGATCGCACTCTTATTCATATTAACCATTAGTTTTTTCCTCCCCCTACAAAGATGGATATTACAACGCCGGATACTGGTACAGGCTATATATCGTCAACTGACAAATCAAATTACCAGGGTTCCCGATCCCCCCCTCCTGTTGGTGCAAATTGATGAAAATTCCATTATCAAAGCCAACATCTCTAATCCTAAACCGATGAATCGTCAGTATTTGGCGAGTTTGGTTGATGCGTTAGTGGCTAATAATGCTAGGGTAATTGGTATTGATTATCTCTTAGATAGACCCCAAGAGCAGGCAGATTCCATCCTCGCGGAATCTATCAAAAAGGCTATCTCTGCACCCCAGCCGACATGGTTCGTTTTGGCTGCTACTCACAATCTCAAAGGTGAATGGTTACAAGCATTACCTGAAATTGCCAGTTTAGACTGGAGTTTGCAAGGTGATATTAAAGTTTGGCCTTGGTATATGCGATTGTTTCCGATGGATGATTGGCAATCTCAGCCTTGGCATTTTTCTCATTTATTAACCCTAAGTTATGAATTACAACAAATTCCCAATTCACCGCAGCCGCAATTAGATAGTCAAACGGATTTTTTGCAACAAATAAATGCTTTTCTCAAGGATGGTAACAAGAGTCATCAAACAATTTTGTCATCCAAGCGATCGCATCGCCAACCAATTACAACTTTGAGTTATTGGCTACATCAAATGTGGATGCACCCCATTATTGATTTTTCCATTCCTCCTCAGCAAGTATATCGTTCTATTCCCGCTTGGGAATTACTAGAAAATCCAGTTTTTTCCCCAAATTTACAGCAGCAAATTGTGATGATTGCGCCGGGAGGATATGACGAAGCCGGAATTAGCAAAGATGGTGAAGATAATTTTTACAGAGATTTACCACCTGCGTTGAAATACTGGCGTAATCGGGAAAGTTCTCATAATAAAAATCGGGTAATCACAGGAGGTGAAACTCATGCTTACATGGCGCATCATTTACTGACTCGCAGATTAGTTGTGCCAATTCCTGATTCCTGGGTAATTGCTATGGCTATATTAGTAGGTAAAAGTCTATATTTGTTGCTAGTAAAAAACCAGAAGTCTATATGGCAATTGTTAGTTATACCAACTGTAATCACAGGAGTTTACGGACTGGTTAGCTTACAAATTTACATTTATATGTCCATACTGTTGCCTTGGTTTTTAACATCTACAACGGTTTGGTTTTACTTTATCCTTCCCCATTTTCAGAGAAATAAAAATGCGTAA